The following proteins are encoded in a genomic region of Brachypodium distachyon strain Bd21 chromosome 1, Brachypodium_distachyon_v3.0, whole genome shotgun sequence:
- the LOC100833345 gene encoding DUF21 domain-containing protein At2g14520 — translation MAVEYRCCGAPFFEHIAVIVVLVLFAGLMSGLTLGLMSLSLVDLEVLAKSGTDQDRKHAAKILPVVKNQHLLLCTLLICNAAAMEALPIFLDSLVTAWGAVLISVTLILLFGEIIPQSICSRYGLAIGAAVAPLVRVLVWICFPVAYPISKLLDYMLGHGKAALFRRAELKTLVTLHGNEAGKGGELTHDETTIIAGALELSEKKAKDAMTPLDQTFAIDINAKLDRKLMQEVLEKGHSRVPVYYDKDTNIIGLILVKNLLSINPDDEIPIKSVTIRKIPRVSEDMPLYDILNEFQKGHSHMAVVIRQTIPNYSAKQLNNNGGTLEVSVAIDDKPSEKSVKNVTPLRRWKSYPNTQNSNTGSRSRKWSKDQSDVLQVHEEPLPTLNDDEEAVGIITMEDVIEELLQEEIYDETDVHVEEEQ, via the exons ATGGCGGTGGAGTACCGCTGCTGCGGGGCACCGTTCTTCGAGCACATCGCCGTCATCGTCGTGCTGGTGCTCTTCGCGGGGCTCATGTCCGGGCTCACCCTCGGCCTCATGTCCCTCAGCCTCGTCGACCTCGAGGTCCTCGCCAAGTCCGGCACCGATCAGGACCGCAAGCACGCAG CTAAGATATTGCCTGTTGTGAAAAACCAGCACCTTCTGTTATGCACTCTCCTGATCTGCAATGCTGCAGCCATGGAG GCTTTGCCCATATTTCTTGATAGCTTGGTAACAGCTTGGGGTGCAGTTTTGATCTCTGTGACATTGATTCTGCTATTTGGTGAG ATCATACCACAATCCATCTGCTCACGTTATGGGCTGGCTATTGGTGCTGCAGTTGCTCCATTAGTCCGCGTGCTTGTTTGGATTTGCTTTCCTGTTGCATATCCGATAAGTAAG CTACTGGATTATATGCTTGGTCATGGCAAAGCTGCTCTTTTCCGTAGAGCTGAGCTAAAAACATTAGTGACACTGCATGGAAATGAG GCTGGCAAAGGTGGAGAGTTAACCCACGATGAAACTACTATAATAGCTGGAGCTCTTGAACTCAGTGAAAAGAAAGCTAAAGATGCAATGACACCACTTGATCAAACATTTGCGAttgatataaatgcaaagctTGACAG GAAACTAATGCAAGAGGTCCTTGAGAAAGGTCATAGCAGGGTGCCAGTTTATTATGATAAGGACACAAACATTATTGGATTGATATTG GTGAAGAATTTATTATCTATCAACCCTGATGATGAAATTCCTATAAAGAGCGTAACTATCCGCAAAATTCCTCG TGTTTCAGAAGACATGCCCCTGTATGACATCCTAAATGaattccagaagggccacaGCCACATGGCAGTTGTCATCAGGCAAACCATTCCAAATTACTCGGCTAAACAACTCAACAATAATGGTGGAACTCTCG AGGTCTCGGTTGCTATTGATGATAAGCCTAGTGAAAAAAGTGTGAAGAATGTTACTCCACTGCGTAGATGGAAAAGCTACCCCAACACCCAGAACTCTAATACAGGTAGCAGGAGTAGAAAATGGTCCAAAGATCAATCAGATGTTCTTCAAGTACATGAAGAGCCATTACCCACACTGAATGACGATGAAGAAGCTGTCGGTATCATAACAATGGAGGATGTCATTGAGGAGCTGCTACAG GAGGAGATATACGACGAGACAGATGTTCACGTCGAGGAAGAACAATAA